From Novipirellula artificiosorum, the proteins below share one genomic window:
- a CDS encoding DegT/DnrJ/EryC1/StrS family aminotransferase, producing the protein MESSPLEPLMLPKWPPQSAEIESAALECLKTGDWGRYDSNAKRELMDQLCNAFAAEHVRLCCSGTAAIELCLRAAGVGRGDEVIISAFDYPGNLRSVELLGARPVLVNASKTNFGPDLESVSLVAHDRATNSAVRAVIASHLYGHASEMEHLRQICDDRNWTLIEDVCQCPGMVYPNQAGDPVIASAYGHIATLSFGGSKPLTAGNGGAILTSDPRLAARLASLVDRPSDAFPLSPLQAAVLIPQINRLIETNVHRQRVALRIDVELRRRGTPIQCLIESASEIEPTYYKLAMLASSRSDRDEIVRRAHQQGMPIGESFRSMSKVSERRCRKPVPLDQADDYSDRLCLLDHRALLIEEDLVPRLVDRIVAVVATSVGD; encoded by the coding sequence ATGGAATCATCGCCGCTCGAACCCTTGATGTTGCCCAAATGGCCTCCGCAATCGGCTGAAATCGAATCCGCAGCCCTCGAATGCCTGAAAACCGGTGACTGGGGACGATATGACAGCAACGCCAAGCGAGAACTGATGGATCAGCTCTGCAACGCCTTTGCCGCAGAACATGTTCGACTTTGCTGTAGCGGCACCGCCGCAATCGAACTTTGTCTCCGCGCCGCCGGTGTCGGGCGTGGCGACGAGGTGATCATATCGGCATTCGATTACCCGGGAAATCTCCGCTCGGTCGAACTGCTGGGGGCTCGCCCCGTGCTGGTCAATGCGTCCAAAACGAATTTCGGCCCCGATTTGGAATCGGTTTCCCTCGTCGCTCATGATCGGGCCACAAACAGTGCCGTCCGCGCCGTGATCGCGTCGCATCTGTACGGTCACGCCAGCGAGATGGAGCATTTGAGACAAATCTGCGACGATCGGAACTGGACCCTGATCGAAGATGTTTGCCAGTGCCCAGGGATGGTCTACCCCAACCAAGCGGGGGATCCGGTGATCGCCAGCGCCTATGGCCACATCGCGACACTCAGCTTCGGAGGCAGCAAACCGCTTACCGCAGGCAACGGAGGAGCCATTCTGACCAGCGACCCACGATTGGCCGCTCGGCTAGCCTCCCTCGTCGACCGACCGAGCGACGCGTTTCCACTCAGCCCATTGCAAGCCGCGGTCCTAATCCCACAGATCAACCGGCTAATAGAAACTAATGTACACCGCCAGCGAGTGGCGCTTCGGATTGATGTCGAACTCAGACGGCGGGGGACCCCGATTCAGTGCCTGATCGAATCTGCCAGCGAGATCGAGCCCACGTATTACAAATTGGCGATGCTTGCCTCGTCTCGGTCCGACCGCGACGAGATCGTTCGCCGAGCGCATCAACAGGGAATGCCGATTGGCGAAAGCTTTCGCTCGATGTCCAAGGTCAGCGAGCGGCGTTGCCGCAAACCGGTACCGCTCGATCAGGCAGACGATTATTCGGATCGGCTCTGCCTGCTTGATCATCGGGCACTATTGATCGAGGAGGATCTCGTTCCACGGTTGGTGGACCGAATTGTGGCGGTCGTGGCAACATCAGTCGGGGATTAA
- a CDS encoding DUF6580 family putative transport protein — protein sequence MFYLLILTVAASRFLPHPPNVACVAALGLFAGCYMQGRRAYLVPLAVMLLSDLAGQMLGIPGLGFYNMVTMSLVYAGLLAAVPIGRKLAGSTNKSMLWKAPSASLLATTLFFLLSNFGVWLGGWYSLSVAGLVACYVNAIPFYGLSAAGDLFFTVALFGTYELSRQWNVASLLRPATA from the coding sequence ATGTTCTACCTGCTGATTTTGACCGTCGCTGCAAGTCGTTTTCTTCCTCATCCGCCGAATGTTGCCTGCGTCGCTGCCCTCGGCTTATTCGCGGGATGTTACATGCAGGGTCGACGAGCCTATTTGGTGCCGTTGGCGGTCATGCTATTGAGCGATCTTGCCGGCCAGATGCTGGGGATCCCTGGCCTGGGGTTCTACAACATGGTGACGATGTCGCTGGTCTACGCCGGTCTACTTGCCGCGGTGCCCATTGGACGCAAATTGGCAGGCTCGACCAACAAAAGCATGCTTTGGAAGGCTCCCTCCGCTTCCTTGCTGGCCACCACCCTATTCTTTCTGCTAAGCAACTTTGGCGTTTGGCTCGGAGGCTGGTATTCGCTGTCGGTCGCAGGTCTGGTCGCCTGCTACGTGAATGCGATTCCCTTTTACGGCCTCAGTGCTGCGGGGGACTTGTTCTTCACCGTTGCCTTGTTTGGCACCTATGAACTTTCGCGCCAGTGGAATGTCGCGAGCCTGCTTCGCCCCGCAACGGCTTAA
- a CDS encoding TolC family protein — protein sequence MRRMLNAAPPATSRRRGFSLRATRRACLLAALISTTGCGVFDHIKPGPHDTVESYHDDYAMRIEYPEVHTCSTAPSQAAQQTTEPLSLEDPSKIPALEMSLDEAIQLAVQQSSVLRSIGGTLVTNPQTATTVYEPALAHANPFSGTEAALSAFDAQWTQQLFWNTVDQPQNVNFDGGFAGQFTPRVAQQTQATFNSGLTKQTAQGASFALRHVINYAYSNNPLRRFPSDYGGYIEAEWRQPLLQGSGTTYNRIAGPNSGIGQYNGVLIARVNEDVALADFEQAVVTLVSDVETAYWDLVVAYRILEANVKGRDAALQTFQYQQVRLEAGAGRSDEEAQAQSQYFQFRAAVEQSLGGTSGLYTAEQTLRYLIGLPATDGRLIKPTTKPTDVKVVFDWESALGQALTRRVEVRRQRFNLQRREMELTAARLNRRPLLDFLGKYRWRGLGDDLIGGGDNGQLDNLYDSITSGDYQEWQAGVEFTMPVGLRQASVAYAHAKLNLQRERAILAETELRVSHDLSAAARQITLAQQLLETNYDRYQSDLRQVDVLRRRYTDGTDNINFLLQAQRQVVISESSFYRALTDYNLAIRDFHRQKGSLLAYNQVQLAEGQWAAGAYRDAYEVGRCLTPRLQPQETCVPRPLTRGPFDPSTPQPTSVPQGMPYVPDSMPAGDEVLQTMMIDESETTLK from the coding sequence ATGCGACGAATGTTAAACGCAGCACCCCCCGCAACAAGTCGGCGCCGTGGCTTTTCTCTTCGTGCGACACGCCGAGCCTGCCTGCTTGCCGCCCTGATCAGCACGACGGGCTGTGGAGTCTTTGACCACATCAAACCGGGGCCCCACGATACCGTCGAGTCGTATCATGATGATTACGCGATGCGGATCGAATACCCCGAAGTCCACACCTGTTCAACGGCACCGTCCCAGGCGGCCCAGCAGACGACCGAACCGTTGTCGCTCGAAGACCCGTCAAAAATCCCCGCACTGGAAATGTCGCTCGACGAAGCGATCCAATTGGCGGTCCAACAAAGTTCCGTGCTGCGTTCCATCGGCGGCACCTTGGTGACCAACCCACAAACGGCGACCACCGTTTATGAACCAGCACTCGCGCACGCCAATCCGTTTTCAGGGACCGAAGCGGCTTTGTCCGCGTTTGACGCGCAGTGGACACAGCAACTGTTTTGGAACACCGTCGATCAGCCTCAGAACGTCAATTTTGATGGTGGGTTCGCCGGCCAATTCACACCTCGTGTTGCGCAGCAGACCCAAGCGACCTTCAACAGCGGACTCACCAAACAAACCGCACAAGGTGCCAGCTTCGCATTGCGTCATGTCATCAATTACGCATACAGCAACAATCCCCTTCGACGATTTCCAAGCGATTACGGCGGATACATCGAAGCCGAATGGCGCCAACCCTTACTGCAAGGTTCCGGTACAACCTACAACCGGATTGCAGGGCCCAATTCCGGGATCGGTCAATACAACGGCGTCTTGATCGCTCGAGTGAATGAAGATGTTGCACTGGCGGATTTTGAGCAAGCCGTCGTGACCCTCGTCTCCGATGTCGAAACCGCCTATTGGGATTTGGTCGTCGCGTATCGGATTCTTGAAGCCAACGTCAAAGGTCGTGATGCAGCACTGCAAACCTTCCAGTACCAACAAGTTCGACTCGAAGCTGGGGCGGGACGTAGCGATGAAGAAGCTCAAGCTCAATCGCAATACTTCCAATTCCGAGCAGCCGTTGAACAATCGCTCGGCGGGACATCCGGGCTTTATACTGCCGAACAGACTCTTCGCTATCTGATTGGATTACCGGCCACCGACGGCCGATTGATCAAACCAACCACCAAACCAACGGATGTCAAGGTGGTGTTTGATTGGGAGAGTGCCCTTGGCCAAGCGTTGACACGCCGAGTCGAGGTCCGTCGCCAGCGATTCAATTTGCAGCGTCGTGAAATGGAATTGACCGCTGCTCGCTTGAACCGCCGGCCCCTGCTCGACTTCCTCGGCAAATATCGGTGGCGTGGCCTCGGGGATGATCTGATTGGCGGCGGCGACAACGGCCAATTGGATAATTTGTACGACAGCATCACCAGTGGCGACTACCAAGAATGGCAAGCGGGCGTCGAATTCACCATGCCAGTTGGGCTGCGACAAGCGAGCGTTGCCTACGCTCACGCCAAGCTGAACTTGCAACGTGAGCGAGCCATTTTGGCGGAAACCGAATTGAGGGTCAGCCACGACCTCTCCGCTGCGGCACGCCAAATCACCTTAGCTCAGCAGTTGCTGGAAACCAATTACGATCGCTATCAATCCGACTTACGACAAGTCGATGTCTTGCGAAGACGCTACACCGACGGAACCGACAACATCAACTTCCTGCTGCAAGCACAACGTCAAGTCGTGATCAGCGAATCGTCTTTCTATCGTGCCTTAACCGATTACAACTTAGCCATTCGCGACTTCCATCGGCAAAAGGGCTCGCTATTGGCATACAACCAAGTCCAACTTGCTGAGGGCCAATGGGCTGCGGGTGCCTACCGCGATGCCTATGAAGTCGGCCGCTGTTTGACGCCACGTCTTCAACCGCAGGAAACCTGTGTTCCGAGACCGCTCACTCGCGGCCCGTTTGATCCATCGACTCCGCAACCGACCTCCGTTCCGCAAGGCATGCCCTATGTTCCAGACTCCATGCCGGCGGGCGACGAAGTCCTTCAAACGATGATGATCGATGAGAGCGAAACCACTTTGAAATAA
- a CDS encoding CBS domain-containing protein: MVAVKSAADFMRKKLITLAPESDVMDSVARMLKDNISGAPVVDAEGNYLGVFSEKCCMNALTHGVEVAHHAGLHLPRVREFMTCKLVTLTPEVDVFDAIDHILKRHISGAPVVDGAGKFLGIFSEKTAMQVLVAALHDRLPGTHVRSYMNTDQQRIVHEEDTLLHVAHRFQETPYRRLPALKGEKLVGQVSRRDVLRAEHRMVLDVISQSRKSSASDELKQAAEPRQVGPFMDCDAMTTTPNTDMLGIAQMFLHSPYRRLPIVEKGRLVGQVSRRDLLEAAAEVLRPKPQRRGAETLYLSGVAGSAPPSLG; the protein is encoded by the coding sequence ATGGTTGCTGTGAAGAGCGCTGCGGACTTCATGCGAAAGAAGTTAATCACGCTTGCACCGGAGTCCGATGTGATGGACAGCGTTGCACGCATGTTGAAAGACAACATTTCGGGCGCTCCCGTTGTCGACGCCGAGGGAAACTACTTAGGCGTATTTAGCGAAAAGTGTTGCATGAATGCCCTCACCCATGGCGTCGAAGTGGCCCACCATGCAGGCCTTCACTTGCCGCGTGTTCGAGAATTCATGACCTGCAAATTGGTAACCCTGACACCCGAAGTGGATGTTTTTGATGCCATCGATCACATCTTGAAGCGTCACATCTCCGGAGCTCCGGTCGTCGATGGCGCGGGCAAGTTTCTTGGGATCTTCTCGGAAAAAACAGCGATGCAAGTGCTGGTCGCTGCGCTGCATGATCGATTACCGGGCACGCACGTTCGATCGTACATGAACACCGACCAACAACGGATCGTTCACGAAGAGGACACACTGTTGCATGTCGCTCATCGGTTTCAAGAAACGCCGTACCGGCGACTCCCCGCTTTGAAAGGCGAAAAACTGGTCGGCCAAGTCAGTCGCCGAGATGTGTTGCGCGCCGAACATCGGATGGTGCTCGATGTGATTTCCCAGTCCCGCAAGTCGAGTGCGAGCGACGAATTGAAGCAGGCCGCCGAGCCACGACAAGTCGGGCCGTTTATGGACTGCGATGCGATGACGACCACACCCAACACCGACATGCTCGGGATCGCTCAGATGTTTCTCCATTCGCCCTACCGCCGCTTGCCGATTGTTGAAAAGGGGCGGTTGGTTGGCCAGGTGAGTCGCCGCGACCTGCTGGAAGCGGCGGCCGAGGTGCTGCGGCCCAAGCCTCAGCGGCGGGGAGCCGAAACCTTGTACCTCAGCGGTGTCGCGGGATCCGCACCACCATCCTTGGGGTAG
- a CDS encoding zinc ribbon domain-containing protein: MSTRGKIEISTELLRTLHRIHRQLTDLRSQIARGPRQIQAGETMVAKADADRQAAHDKLQKAKIASDEKQLQLQSRELNIEELKVKLNVAASNREFALLKEQIAADEQASSVLSDEILEGLERMDLLEKSLADAQEELERQQTEQAQRVSDVQQKLKTLHSERERVEAELEVSEQQIPAVIKSEYKRIAAAKGEDALAPTEADSCGGCNQTLTTQVMSTLHLSQLVRCPNCNAFLYLPEDRRVR, translated from the coding sequence ATGTCCACTCGCGGTAAGATCGAAATCAGCACGGAGCTATTGCGGACGCTGCACCGAATCCATCGTCAATTGACCGATCTCCGCAGCCAGATTGCTCGTGGCCCCCGACAAATCCAAGCGGGCGAAACGATGGTCGCCAAAGCCGATGCGGACCGGCAAGCCGCTCATGACAAACTGCAAAAAGCAAAGATTGCCTCGGACGAGAAGCAGCTACAGCTGCAATCGCGAGAATTGAATATCGAAGAGCTCAAAGTCAAACTCAATGTCGCTGCCAGCAATCGTGAGTTTGCACTGCTGAAGGAACAAATTGCCGCGGATGAGCAGGCCAGCAGTGTGCTCAGCGATGAAATACTCGAAGGCCTCGAACGCATGGACCTGCTTGAAAAGTCGTTGGCGGACGCCCAGGAAGAACTTGAACGCCAACAGACCGAGCAGGCACAACGGGTCAGCGATGTGCAACAGAAGCTCAAGACGCTCCATAGCGAACGGGAGCGTGTCGAAGCGGAATTAGAAGTCTCCGAGCAACAGATTCCCGCCGTGATCAAGAGCGAATACAAACGCATCGCAGCCGCCAAAGGCGAAGATGCCCTCGCCCCCACCGAGGCCGATTCATGCGGGGGGTGCAACCAAACCTTGACGACCCAAGTCATGAGCACCCTGCACCTTTCGCAACTGGTGCGCTGCCCAAACTGCAATGCTTTTTTATACTTGCCTGAAGACCGACGCGTCCGCTAA
- the coaE gene encoding dephospho-CoA kinase (Dephospho-CoA kinase (CoaE) performs the final step in coenzyme A biosynthesis.) encodes MIVVGIVGAPAGGKSTVAKCLQELGATWINADLVARNVLEQAPVQAQLLRHFGPQIADGDGKINRSKLAQLVFGDDDESQRGLQYLESVLHPPTRIEITRRLREAESAGVQVAVLDVPLLFESKWDRSCDEVWCVKSTWAHRLQRAQQRGWDEAELRKRESKQLAMEQKCRLSQRVLTNDRGLDDLCCQVRQNWDILTHSDAHYVTDAHCQDP; translated from the coding sequence ATGATTGTGGTCGGCATTGTGGGGGCACCGGCGGGCGGCAAATCAACCGTTGCAAAGTGCCTACAGGAACTCGGCGCGACTTGGATCAACGCGGACTTGGTCGCCCGCAACGTGCTGGAACAAGCACCGGTCCAAGCACAATTGCTCCGCCATTTCGGTCCACAAATTGCCGATGGGGATGGAAAAATCAACCGTTCCAAATTGGCTCAGCTCGTTTTCGGGGATGACGACGAAAGCCAGCGGGGGTTACAATACTTAGAGTCGGTGCTTCATCCGCCAACCCGGATCGAGATCACGCGAAGGCTTCGCGAAGCGGAATCCGCTGGGGTTCAGGTTGCCGTGTTAGACGTCCCGCTGCTTTTCGAATCGAAGTGGGACCGAAGCTGCGACGAGGTTTGGTGCGTCAAATCAACCTGGGCACACCGATTGCAGCGAGCACAACAACGAGGCTGGGATGAGGCCGAGCTTCGAAAACGAGAATCGAAACAGCTTGCGATGGAACAGAAATGCCGGCTCAGTCAGCGGGTTCTGACAAACGACCGAGGACTCGATGACCTTTGCTGCCAAGTTCGACAAAACTGGGACATATTGACTCACTCGGATGCTCACTATGTCACCGACGCACACTGCCAGGATCCTTAG
- the rho gene encoding transcription termination factor Rho produces the protein MQPNRPSRPRDQRGSSDNNGPREYRNYRRQNDRPRHPDKEVDQRIRELDAERDPLSLPEEIVSEANKCGEKVGIPSADHDTPQLNIAQLQRMPIEELNEIAAREGIAEVKGGKQELIFSILKHRMKAGGLMFGEGTLEILPDGFGFLRSADYHYVSCPDDIYVSPSQIRRFGLQTGSHVAGQIRPPKENERYFALLRIEAINRLDPMQRQHQKPFDELTPLHPNKRIMMEHDSKEWSTRVVDMLTPIGFGQRGLIVSPPRAGKTILMQQLARAVLANYPEAYVFVLLIDERPEEVTDMEREVRGPQCEVISSTFDEPAQRHIQVAQMVIEKAKRMVEAGTDVVIFLDSITRLARAHNSDGESTGKLLSGGLDAGALQKPKALFGSARKVEEGGSLTILATALVDTGSRMDDIIFEEFKGTGNLEIVLDRTLVDRRVWPAIDIGSSGTRREEMLMDPEEHRRISGLRRAIAGLAPADAMQNLLTQLRKTQNNAEFLMSLKDVD, from the coding sequence ATGCAACCCAATCGGCCATCTCGCCCGCGAGATCAGCGTGGTTCGAGTGACAACAACGGACCGCGAGAGTATCGCAATTACCGACGTCAAAACGACCGACCTCGTCATCCCGACAAAGAGGTGGATCAGCGTATCCGTGAACTGGACGCGGAACGCGACCCGCTATCGCTGCCCGAAGAGATCGTCAGCGAAGCAAACAAGTGCGGCGAGAAAGTTGGCATTCCCAGTGCCGATCACGACACACCGCAGCTTAACATCGCTCAGTTGCAGCGGATGCCAATCGAAGAATTGAACGAGATCGCGGCCCGCGAGGGGATTGCCGAGGTCAAAGGGGGGAAACAGGAGCTGATCTTCAGCATCTTGAAGCACCGCATGAAGGCGGGCGGCTTGATGTTCGGCGAAGGCACGCTCGAAATCCTGCCGGATGGTTTCGGGTTCTTGCGTAGTGCCGACTACCACTATGTATCGTGCCCAGACGACATCTACGTTTCGCCGAGTCAGATCCGACGCTTCGGCTTGCAAACCGGCAGCCATGTTGCGGGTCAAATCCGGCCTCCGAAGGAAAACGAACGCTACTTCGCTCTGCTGCGAATCGAAGCGATCAACCGTTTGGATCCGATGCAGCGTCAGCACCAAAAGCCGTTCGATGAGTTGACGCCTTTGCATCCCAACAAGCGGATCATGATGGAGCATGACAGCAAAGAATGGAGCACACGTGTGGTCGACATGTTGACCCCGATCGGGTTTGGTCAACGCGGTTTGATTGTCAGCCCACCGCGAGCGGGCAAGACAATTCTGATGCAACAACTTGCTCGTGCCGTACTGGCCAACTATCCCGAAGCCTATGTCTTTGTGTTGCTGATTGACGAACGCCCCGAAGAGGTCACCGATATGGAGCGCGAAGTGCGCGGCCCCCAATGCGAGGTGATCAGTAGCACGTTCGATGAACCCGCCCAGCGGCACATCCAGGTCGCACAGATGGTGATTGAGAAAGCCAAGCGGATGGTCGAAGCAGGAACCGATGTCGTGATCTTCTTGGACTCGATCACACGACTCGCACGCGCGCACAACAGCGACGGCGAATCGACTGGCAAACTACTTAGCGGGGGGTTAGACGCGGGGGCGCTGCAAAAACCAAAGGCCCTGTTCGGATCGGCGAGAAAGGTCGAAGAAGGGGGGTCGCTGACGATCCTTGCAACCGCCTTGGTCGATACCGGCAGCCGTATGGACGACATCATCTTTGAAGAATTCAAGGGAACGGGGAACCTGGAAATCGTACTCGATCGTACCTTGGTGGATCGAAGGGTCTGGCCCGCGATTGACATTGGCAGCAGCGGAACGCGGCGAGAAGAAATGTTGATGGACCCCGAAGAGCATCGTCGCATTTCCGGTCTTCGCCGAGCAATCGCCGGGTTGGCACCAGCCGATGCGATGCAGAACCTGCTGACCCAACTTCGTAAGACGCAAAACAATGCCGAATTTTTGATGAGTTTGAAGGATGTCGATTGA
- the ribH gene encoding 6,7-dimethyl-8-ribityllumazine synthase, whose amino-acid sequence MSIERTGLDGKLPKGRIAIIASRYNPAICDSLVKAAVATLCEAGVDSQSIVVVRVPGAWELPLVARKMIDKAKVIGVVTLGCVIKGETTHDEHINRAVSLSLMQLSIETRIPIGFGLLTCNTVEQALQRSGGNVGNKGEEAAGAVIEILRLDSQL is encoded by the coding sequence ATGTCGATTGAACGAACGGGACTCGATGGCAAACTGCCAAAGGGACGAATCGCGATCATCGCAAGTCGCTACAACCCTGCAATTTGTGATTCGTTGGTCAAGGCCGCCGTCGCAACCCTCTGCGAAGCGGGCGTTGATTCGCAAAGCATCGTCGTCGTCAGGGTTCCTGGCGCCTGGGAATTGCCGCTGGTGGCTCGTAAAATGATCGACAAAGCAAAGGTGATCGGGGTGGTCACCCTGGGCTGTGTGATCAAAGGCGAAACGACCCACGATGAACACATCAACCGGGCAGTCAGCTTGTCACTGATGCAACTGTCGATCGAAACGCGGATCCCGATCGGATTTGGCCTCTTGACTTGCAACACCGTGGAACAAGCGTTGCAGCGAAGTGGTGGGAACGTTGGCAACAAGGGCGAAGAAGCCGCCGGAGCCGTGATCGAGATACTGCGGCTCGATAGCCAACTGTAA
- the nusB gene encoding transcription antitermination factor NusB — MSTRRRAREIVLQLLYEADINDAREEDAAMQFIRSRLQGRKALTVFAHQLLVGTLKNRDAIDVQLSKLATNWTLPRMAVTDRNVLRLGAYEILFADTPGRVAVNEAIVLAKRYGDKNSPRFVNGVLDRLYKDLAGQPQADKPT, encoded by the coding sequence ATGTCCACTCGCCGCCGCGCCCGCGAGATCGTATTGCAACTGCTGTACGAAGCGGACATCAATGACGCTCGTGAAGAGGACGCTGCGATGCAGTTCATCCGATCGCGACTTCAAGGCCGAAAAGCTTTAACGGTGTTTGCTCATCAGTTGCTCGTTGGAACGCTAAAAAACCGCGACGCCATTGATGTCCAGCTCTCTAAATTGGCGACCAACTGGACGCTACCACGGATGGCGGTGACCGATCGTAATGTGCTACGGCTGGGGGCATACGAAATCCTCTTCGCGGACACACCCGGCCGCGTCGCTGTCAACGAAGCGATCGTCCTCGCCAAACGTTACGGCGACAAGAACAGCCCTCGCTTCGTCAACGGGGTCCTCGACCGACTCTACAAGGATCTCGCGGGCCAGCCGCAAGCGGACAAGCCGACTTAG
- a CDS encoding MBL fold metallo-hydrolase yields the protein MRLHCLGTVGYHPNARRHTSCYFLPESGILLDAGSGVFRLPGLIETDSIDILLSHAHLDHIVGLTFLLDVFHQRPVKRCRIWGEQKKIDAVRKHLFSELIFPAQIDAEWVAIDDQVEFSIGDARVSWRPQTHPGGSVAYAVQWSQPAKKLIYVSDTTGDRTQEAIEWSKHCDLLMHECYFRDAHAEWAKKTGHSWTSRVAEIAKQVLPKKLLLTHINPMETSEDPIGIDGVRRECAAEVILAEDEMVLDF from the coding sequence ATGCGACTTCATTGCCTTGGCACGGTCGGCTATCATCCCAACGCTCGGCGGCACACGTCCTGCTATTTTTTGCCCGAATCGGGGATCCTGCTGGATGCCGGATCAGGGGTTTTTCGATTGCCCGGGCTAATCGAGACCGATTCGATCGATATTTTGCTCAGTCACGCCCATTTGGATCACATCGTCGGATTGACCTTTTTGTTGGACGTGTTCCATCAACGTCCGGTGAAACGGTGCCGGATTTGGGGGGAGCAGAAAAAGATCGACGCGGTCCGCAAGCATCTCTTTAGCGAGTTGATCTTTCCCGCCCAAATCGATGCGGAGTGGGTCGCGATTGACGATCAAGTGGAGTTTTCGATTGGTGACGCCCGCGTCTCTTGGCGTCCGCAAACCCACCCCGGCGGGTCGGTTGCCTACGCGGTTCAATGGTCACAGCCTGCGAAGAAGTTGATTTACGTTTCCGATACCACGGGCGACAGGACGCAAGAGGCGATTGAATGGTCCAAGCACTGTGATCTGTTGATGCATGAATGCTATTTTCGAGATGCGCATGCCGAGTGGGCGAAAAAGACCGGACATAGTTGGACCAGTCGCGTGGCGGAGATTGCGAAGCAGGTTTTGCCAAAGAAGTTGTTGCTGACCCACATCAATCCGATGGAAACCTCCGAGGATCCGATTGGCATCGACGGGGTACGACGAGAATGCGCCGCCGAAGTCATCTTGGCCGAGGACGAGATGGTGTTGGATTTTTGA
- a CDS encoding serpin family protein, whose protein sequence is MFRFPFQTLHRMCFRVNPIAFGLFFALVTLPLTIIAAQSTSEQANADPVDFTPLVTEQNRLSIDFLRRLSKEDDKNVFCSPVNIHMALALLESGSRGKTREEFQSLLYRDANVSTLYRPFIEMMNDQDQMGADIKMASHLWLRAGLELRPDYAASLTSRFAGFSQLDFKHQQNESIRAINDWVSNSTNELIRDLASRETVDAETLMFLASAIHFKGSWANAFSEHATRPCPFVLMDGKTTDVPMMRKQMGMQTVAGDGLTLGILPYGKETQRVEMVILLPTANDGLATMLEQLDVETLNGLLSKAKRKHATIVTLPKFELNTNYNLIPHLSKMGLSNAFTDGADFSGLTHDERIKLSTVIHKAVIKVDEEGTVAAAVTGIGGVRATSVQPPPALFNVDHPFAFLIRDRQSGSILFVGRVTDPTKKD, encoded by the coding sequence ATGTTTCGTTTCCCTTTCCAGACACTTCATCGGATGTGTTTCCGCGTCAATCCTATTGCGTTTGGCCTGTTCTTTGCTCTCGTCACGCTGCCGCTGACCATCATTGCGGCCCAATCGACCTCCGAGCAAGCCAACGCCGACCCCGTTGATTTTACGCCGCTTGTGACCGAACAGAACCGATTGTCTATCGATTTTTTGCGTCGGCTGAGCAAGGAAGACGACAAAAACGTGTTCTGTTCGCCCGTGAACATTCATATGGCACTGGCTCTTCTTGAGTCCGGCAGTCGTGGCAAAACACGCGAAGAGTTTCAATCGCTACTGTATCGCGATGCCAACGTTTCGACGTTGTATCGTCCCTTCATCGAGATGATGAACGACCAGGATCAAATGGGCGCGGATATCAAAATGGCATCTCACCTTTGGCTCCGCGCCGGGCTGGAACTTCGTCCCGACTATGCGGCTTCCCTTACCAGTCGATTTGCCGGATTCAGTCAGCTTGATTTCAAGCACCAACAAAATGAATCAATCCGTGCGATCAATGATTGGGTGTCCAATTCAACCAACGAACTGATACGCGATCTTGCATCCCGCGAGACGGTCGATGCAGAGACGCTGATGTTCCTGGCAAGTGCCATTCACTTCAAAGGGTCCTGGGCCAATGCGTTTTCTGAACATGCCACGCGGCCATGCCCCTTTGTATTGATGGACGGAAAGACGACGGATGTTCCCATGATGAGGAAGCAGATGGGAATGCAAACGGTTGCGGGTGACGGATTGACCCTGGGGATTCTGCCATACGGAAAAGAGACCCAGCGAGTCGAAATGGTCATTCTGTTGCCTACCGCCAATGACGGGTTGGCAACCATGCTCGAACAATTGGATGTCGAAACCTTGAACGGTCTACTTTCCAAGGCAAAGCGTAAACACGCAACCATCGTGACGTTGCCAAAGTTTGAATTAAACACCAACTACAATCTGATCCCACACCTTTCCAAAATGGGGTTGTCGAATGCATTTACAGATGGCGCGGACTTTTCCGGTCTTACCCATGATGAACGAATCAAACTTTCGACGGTGATCCATAAAGCTGTCATTAAGGTGGATGAAGAAGGGACCGTCGCCGCCGCAGTCACCGGTATCGGTGGGGTTCGCGCGACGAGCGTTCAACCACCCCCGGCACTTTTTAACGTTGATCATCCCTTCGCTTTCTTGATTCGAGATCGCCAGTCCGGCTCAATCCTGTTTGTCGGACGCGTAACCGATCCCACCAAGAAAGACTGA